From the genome of Nitrospira sp. SG-bin1:
CCCATTCTAAGGCTGTCCCTTCCAAGTAGTCCCCCATCACTAAGCGAACTGCTCCAGTTCCGCATTGGACCGTTTGAGCTCGGCTACCGTCTTTTCTAGTTCTTGGCGTTCCCCACCAAGAGCCGATGGCGGTTCTCCATCAGCCACCCCGTATACTTCGTACGGGATTTCAGCCGGCGTGTCGATCGAGCCGTACTATGACAGAACACTGTTTGTATCCAAGGTAGCCGTACCGACGGTCGGAACTCGGGAGCCACGTATGCAGACGCGCTTTCTCCCCTGCACGACGGTCCCGACGACATGGCCCACACGGGTGGTCTGGACCAATGTCAAAACGCGAATGATTCAGTGACGAATCTCGACGGTCGGTTTCATCACGTCACGAACGCGTATGTTGCGGGCCCAGCGATTTTCCCGACGCTCGGCTCTGCAAATCCTTCACTCACGGCCCTTGCCCTCGCGCGCCGAACCGCGGAAGCGATCGTGCGCAACGCTCTTGGCGTAGACTCCGGTTTTATGCCACTTGGCAGCGGCGGCATCTCTGGCTGGAGAATGGCTGGTTCCGGCGGCTTCATCGAATTGGGTGGCAACATTATTGAATCGTTCGGAGGAGTTGGACTGCTGTGGTTCACGGGACAGCAGTTCAAAAACTTTATCCTCCGTGTTGACTGGCGTACCTCCACCCCGGATGACAACTCCGGTATTTTCATTCGTTTTCCCGACCCTGGAAACGATTGGACGATTCCGGTGACACAAGGCTACGAGATTCAGATCGATAACACCGGAAAGAATCCCGACACGAATCCGCCGAGCTTTGGAGATCCGCTGCACAACACGGGGACCATCTACAAGCTTGCTGGATCCACGGCTGTGCCTTCGGTCGGCCAATGGCACACGTATGAAATCGAAGCCTACGGCGCGACGATTACGGTTCGCCTCGACGGGCAGCAAGTGAGCCAACTCAACAACGCCAACCGTTCGCCGAAAGGATTTATTGGGCTACAAAATCATCACGATGGATCACGCATACAGTTCACGCGGCTGCGAATCAAGGAGCTGCCGTGATTCAGAAGGAGATTCCCATTCCGTTCCGGGCGTCGGTTAGCCGACCAACCACGGGAAGGGCAACAAGCATGAGCACAGTACGTATCAGCCGGGCGGCGCTGCTTCGCCAGTCACTGGCACATGCTCGCAGGGCAACGGCGACTGCGCCAGAATACACACCATATTGTGCGAGGCATGGGTATTTCGAATCGAATGCGGCGCGTCCTTAGGAACAAAGACGAGGTCACCGGATTTCACTGCATACGATTCCTTGCCGACCACACATTGGCCCATGCCTTCCACGAAGTACAGAATCTCGTCTGAAAGCGGGTGCCGATGTAACGGATTCTGTTGGCCGGGCGCGATGCAATACACGTTGAAATGCATGTCGGAGGTTTCAAAGAGTCGTTTGCGGATGAAGAAGCGATCTCTGAACTCCTCGGCCTCTCGCAGGGAAAAGTGTTTTTTGTCTTCACTGCCGATCGGTATCATGGTGTTCCTCCTGTTAAGTGAACCTGTGACATGTTCCCTTCCTTGACCCCTGTTCGAAACGCGAGCGCCGCGAGCACGACGAGCAGGGCGATAACAGCAAATGCCATTCGAAAATCATGGTTGTCGGACAGGCCGATGAAGAACCCGGCCAGCAGCGGCCCGGCGGCATGGCCCACATCGAACAATGTACCAAACGCTCCCATCGCTGAGCCGAGATGCGCTTCTTTGCAGAAGTCCGCCACCAGTGCGGCAGCAGATGACGTGACCATCGCTTCGCCAAGCCCAAAGCATGCCGCCAAGAGGAGAAGGGTCCAGTAATGCTGGGTCCACGGAATGAGCGCGAATGGAATCGCACACACGAACATTCCCCAAAACAACAATGGTGTCCGGCCTTGCCGGTCGGAGATTTTACCCATTAGCGGTTTGGCGCCAATGACTGCGAGAATCTGAACACCCCACAACGTTCCCGCCTGAAAGGCCGATAAGCCGCACACTGTCACCGCATACACAGGAAGAAAGGCCTCCAAGGCTCCGACCGTAAGGTTCTGCACACCTTCCATGTTACTGGTGAGCAGCACTCGACGATCCAGTAGAATCTCATGAATGGCAGTACGGAATTGCTTAAACACGGCTGCGACGGTCCTTCCGCCGGTGATTGCCTCATCTGCTCTTGGAAGAATCATCAGCGCGAGCAGCAGTGACGCCATCCCGCTGGCGGCCACGACGCCATACACGATATGAAAATGTTCAAGGGCCGGCCCGGAGTCGCCACCGAGGAGGCTCAGTAACAATCCTCCTAAAGGTGCTCCTACCAGATTGCCCAGGATGGTGACGGAGGAAAACCACGAGAGGAGTTCGGCCCGCCTGTCTCCTGCCATGCTGACCACAACCGCCATGACCACGGGGCCATAGATTGCCGTCGCAAATCCGTGGAGAAAACGCACGACGACCAGAACTTCGAACGAAGAAACCCAGAGATAGGCGAGAGGAACAATGGCGAAAACCGTGAGGCCCAGGAGCAAAGTGCGGGTCCTGCCGATCACATCGGAGAGGACACCTGCCGGCATTTTGAAGAAAATGCCGGTCACCGTTGAGATGGCCACCGCAAAGCCAATGGCCTCGGGACCGACGCCAAAGGAGGCGGCGAATAATGGAAGGACCGGTGTGCGGGCCAGACTATAAGAAGCTCGGGCGAGGAATCCGACCACACACAATCCGGCGATCGACGATGGGTTCGAGGACATGGGTCACGTCGTCTGGGCTGGGCGACTCATGCGTGACAAGGCGGTGAAGAGACCTTCAAACAATGCAATGCCGCGCTGCTCAATCTCCCTATCGGGTAATCCCGCTTGCAGCCACCCTTTCAGGATCAGTTCCAGACCCGGCGTT
Proteins encoded in this window:
- a CDS encoding MFS transporter is translated as MSSNPSSIAGLCVVGFLARASYSLARTPVLPLFAASFGVGPEAIGFAVAISTVTGIFFKMPAGVLSDVIGRTRTLLLGLTVFAIVPLAYLWVSSFEVLVVVRFLHGFATAIYGPVVMAVVVSMAGDRRAELLSWFSSVTILGNLVGAPLGGLLLSLLGGDSGPALEHFHIVYGVVAASGMASLLLALMILPRADEAITGGRTVAAVFKQFRTAIHEILLDRRVLLTSNMEGVQNLTVGALEAFLPVYAVTVCGLSAFQAGTLWGVQILAVIGAKPLMGKISDRQGRTPLLFWGMFVCAIPFALIPWTQHYWTLLLLAACFGLGEAMVTSSAAALVADFCKEAHLGSAMGAFGTLFDVGHAAGPLLAGFFIGLSDNHDFRMAFAVIALLVVLAALAFRTGVKEGNMSQVHLTGGTP